From Synchiropus splendidus isolate RoL2022-P1 chromosome 10, RoL_Sspl_1.0, whole genome shotgun sequence, the proteins below share one genomic window:
- the LOC128765735 gene encoding hyccin 2-like isoform X1 produces the protein MKMLGSERGVVEEWLSEFKSLPETHIHSYAGSLHLKKSLVPALYRVIQDPNNELLEPVCHQLFELYRSSEDRLRRFTLQFLPELVWVYLRVTASRDRQSNGCIEALLLGIYNLEIVDKDGNSKLLSFTIPSLSKPSIYHEPSCLGSMALTEGALCQHDLIRVVYSGLHPQRETFTAQNRFEVLCFLMLCYNSSVVYMPLSSYQSVCRMSSRLCVCGFPRQQQKLWREPCNRVLLDPEFMVQMLTAVYHAIYNGEWEMGREALEDVLYRAQLELYSQPLLLGNAMKNSLPDSAPNEPQGRKVLQVEVTPTISRISISAITTASIRRHRWKREDCFDYSSEAELSLTVNPPSPVHHHWEPKVERGGQPHSQHSSSSSVIPPITLEDADGMSAGEDSFNVNDPDEGFSSGASNSSQPSGTKTGSGVGPRGGSLNSSSSSIKKAITSRLSREREREKEREVAKHAELPSDHQPAVKKHQQRKQSPPVSINLDAIQLSPIKKHLSFPAGPQLVRTGSTSSSRSFDCMNLNLNGGREEAVGGSDMDGGLPAGSSHRHSTISLQEEHLVRPEDAQDLLSPGTPLTKQSRSPSFNMQIISQV, from the exons ATGAAGATGCTGGGTTCAGAGCGCGGTGTTGTCGAAGAATGGCTCTCAGAATTCAAG TCTTTACCAGAAACCCACATCCACAGCTACGCAGGCAGCCTTCATTTGAAGAAGTCTTTGGTACCAGCTCTCTACAGAGTCATCCAGGATCCCAACAATGAG CTTTTGGAGCCAGTGTGCCATCAGCTCTTTGAGCTGTACCGGAGCTCTGAAGACCGCCTGCGCCGCTTCACTCTGCAGTTCCTGCCTGAACTGGTGTGGGTTTATCTACGAGTCACAGCCAGCAGAGATCGGCAGAGCAACGGCTGCATCGAGGCGCTGCTCCTCGGCATCTATAACCTG GAAATCGTGGACAAAGACGGCAACAGCAAGCTACTTTCCTTCACTATCCCATCACTGTCTAAACCTTCGATTTATCATGAG CCTTCTTGCCTGGGATCTATGGCGCTAACAGAGGGCGCTCTCTGCCAACATGACCTGATCAGAGTGGTGTACAGCGGCCTCCACCCTCAACGGGAAACTTTCACCGCTCAGAACAG GTTTGAGGTGTTGTGTTTCCTCATGCTCTGCTACAACTCGTCTGTGGTCTACATGCCCCTCTCTTCCTATCAGTCGGTGTGCAGAATGAGCTCACG gttgtgtgtgtgtggcttccCCCGCCAGCAGCAGAAGTTGTGGAGAGAACCATGCAATCGTGTGCTGTTGGACCCTGAGTTCATGGTCCAGATGCTCACTGCTGTTTATCACGCCAT ATACAATGGCGAGTGGGAGATGGGGCGGGAAGCTCTGGAGGACGTTCTGTACCGAGCCCAGCTGGAGCTGTACTCTCAGCCTCTTCTG CTGGGGAACGCAATGAAGAACTCGTTGCCCGATAGCGCCCCGAATGAGCCGCAGGGCCGCAAGGTTCTCCAGGTAGAGGTGACGCCGACCATCAGTCGCATCTCCATCTCTGCCATCACCACTGCGTCGATTCGCAGGCATCGCTGGAAGAGAGAAG ATTGTTTTGACTACTCGAGCGAAGCTGAGTTGAGCCTCACCGTCAATCCTCCTAGCCCCGTCCATCACCACTGGGAGCCgaaagtggagcgaggagggCAGCCTCACAgccaacacagcagcagcagcagcgtcattCCCCCCATCACTCTTGAGG ATGCAGATGGAATGAGCGCCGGAGAGGATTCCTTCAACGTCAACGATCCAGATGAGGGTTTTTCCTCGGGGGCATCCAACAGCAGTCAGCCCAGTGGCACCAAGACAGGCAGTGGTGTCGGGCCGCGGGGCGGGAGcctgaacagcagcagcagcagcatcaagaAAGCCATCACCTCCCGGCTGTCTCGAGAGAGGGAACGGGAGAAGGAGCGAGAGGTGGCCAAGCATGCCGAACTGCCTTCGGATCACCAGCCCGCAGTGAAGAAGCATCAGCAGCGGAAGCAGTCGCCGCCGGTCAGCATCAACTTGGACGCCATCCAGCTGAGCCCCATAAAGAAGCACCTGAGCTTCCCTGCTGGACCCCAGTTGGTGCGGACTGGCAGCACCTCCTCCAGCAGATCCTTTGACTGTATGAATTTGAACCTGaatggagggagagaagaaGCAGTTGGGGGCTCTGACATGGACGGGGGCCTTCCTGCGGGTAGCTCCCATCGCCATTCCACCATTAGCCTGCAGGAGGAGCACCTTGTCAGACCAGAGGACGCCCAGGACCTCCTCTCTCCTGGAACTCCACTCACGAAGCAGTCTCGTTCCCCCAGCTTCAACATGCAGATCATATCACAAGTCTGA
- the LOC128765735 gene encoding hyccin 2-like isoform X2 — protein MKMLGSERGVVEEWLSEFKSLPETHIHSYAGSLHLKKSLVPALYRVIQDPNNELLEPVCHQLFELYRSSEDRLRRFTLQFLPELVWVYLRVTASRDRQSNGCIEALLLGIYNLEIVDKDGNSKLLSFTIPSLSKPSIYHEPSCLGSMALTEGALCQHDLIRVVYSGLHPQRETFTAQNRFEVLCFLMLCYNSSVVYMPLSSYQSVCRMSSRLCVCGFPRQQQKLWREPCNRVLLDPEFMVQMLTAVYHAIYNGEWEMGREALEDVLYRAQLELYSQPLLLGNAMKNSLPDSAPNEPQGRKVLQVEVTPTISRISISAITTASIRRHRWKREALKKLLLDADGMSAGEDSFNVNDPDEGFSSGASNSSQPSGTKTGSGVGPRGGSLNSSSSSIKKAITSRLSREREREKEREVAKHAELPSDHQPAVKKHQQRKQSPPVSINLDAIQLSPIKKHLSFPAGPQLVRTGSTSSSRSFDCMNLNLNGGREEAVGGSDMDGGLPAGSSHRHSTISLQEEHLVRPEDAQDLLSPGTPLTKQSRSPSFNMQIISQV, from the exons ATGAAGATGCTGGGTTCAGAGCGCGGTGTTGTCGAAGAATGGCTCTCAGAATTCAAG TCTTTACCAGAAACCCACATCCACAGCTACGCAGGCAGCCTTCATTTGAAGAAGTCTTTGGTACCAGCTCTCTACAGAGTCATCCAGGATCCCAACAATGAG CTTTTGGAGCCAGTGTGCCATCAGCTCTTTGAGCTGTACCGGAGCTCTGAAGACCGCCTGCGCCGCTTCACTCTGCAGTTCCTGCCTGAACTGGTGTGGGTTTATCTACGAGTCACAGCCAGCAGAGATCGGCAGAGCAACGGCTGCATCGAGGCGCTGCTCCTCGGCATCTATAACCTG GAAATCGTGGACAAAGACGGCAACAGCAAGCTACTTTCCTTCACTATCCCATCACTGTCTAAACCTTCGATTTATCATGAG CCTTCTTGCCTGGGATCTATGGCGCTAACAGAGGGCGCTCTCTGCCAACATGACCTGATCAGAGTGGTGTACAGCGGCCTCCACCCTCAACGGGAAACTTTCACCGCTCAGAACAG GTTTGAGGTGTTGTGTTTCCTCATGCTCTGCTACAACTCGTCTGTGGTCTACATGCCCCTCTCTTCCTATCAGTCGGTGTGCAGAATGAGCTCACG gttgtgtgtgtgtggcttccCCCGCCAGCAGCAGAAGTTGTGGAGAGAACCATGCAATCGTGTGCTGTTGGACCCTGAGTTCATGGTCCAGATGCTCACTGCTGTTTATCACGCCAT ATACAATGGCGAGTGGGAGATGGGGCGGGAAGCTCTGGAGGACGTTCTGTACCGAGCCCAGCTGGAGCTGTACTCTCAGCCTCTTCTG CTGGGGAACGCAATGAAGAACTCGTTGCCCGATAGCGCCCCGAATGAGCCGCAGGGCCGCAAGGTTCTCCAGGTAGAGGTGACGCCGACCATCAGTCGCATCTCCATCTCTGCCATCACCACTGCGTCGATTCGCAGGCATCGCTGGAAGAGAGAAG CCCTCAAGAAGCTGTTGTTAG ATGCAGATGGAATGAGCGCCGGAGAGGATTCCTTCAACGTCAACGATCCAGATGAGGGTTTTTCCTCGGGGGCATCCAACAGCAGTCAGCCCAGTGGCACCAAGACAGGCAGTGGTGTCGGGCCGCGGGGCGGGAGcctgaacagcagcagcagcagcatcaagaAAGCCATCACCTCCCGGCTGTCTCGAGAGAGGGAACGGGAGAAGGAGCGAGAGGTGGCCAAGCATGCCGAACTGCCTTCGGATCACCAGCCCGCAGTGAAGAAGCATCAGCAGCGGAAGCAGTCGCCGCCGGTCAGCATCAACTTGGACGCCATCCAGCTGAGCCCCATAAAGAAGCACCTGAGCTTCCCTGCTGGACCCCAGTTGGTGCGGACTGGCAGCACCTCCTCCAGCAGATCCTTTGACTGTATGAATTTGAACCTGaatggagggagagaagaaGCAGTTGGGGGCTCTGACATGGACGGGGGCCTTCCTGCGGGTAGCTCCCATCGCCATTCCACCATTAGCCTGCAGGAGGAGCACCTTGTCAGACCAGAGGACGCCCAGGACCTCCTCTCTCCTGGAACTCCACTCACGAAGCAGTCTCGTTCCCCCAGCTTCAACATGCAGATCATATCACAAGTCTGA
- the LOC128765735 gene encoding hyccin 2-like isoform X3: protein MKMLGSERGVVEEWLSEFKSLPETHIHSYAGSLHLKKSLVPALYRVIQDPNNELLEPVCHQLFELYRSSEDRLRRFTLQFLPELVWVYLRVTASRDRQSNGCIEALLLGIYNLEIVDKDGNSKLLSFTIPSLSKPSIYHEPSCLGSMALTEGALCQHDLIRVVYSGLHPQRETFTAQNRFEVLCFLMLCYNSSVVYMPLSSYQSVCRMSSRLCVCGFPRQQQKLWREPCNRVLLDPEFMVQMLTAVYHAIYNGEWEMGREALEDVLYRAQLELYSQPLLLGNAMKNSLPDSAPNEPQGRKVLQVEVTPTISRISISAITTASIRRHRWKREDADGMSAGEDSFNVNDPDEGFSSGASNSSQPSGTKTGSGVGPRGGSLNSSSSSIKKAITSRLSREREREKEREVAKHAELPSDHQPAVKKHQQRKQSPPVSINLDAIQLSPIKKHLSFPAGPQLVRTGSTSSSRSFDCMNLNLNGGREEAVGGSDMDGGLPAGSSHRHSTISLQEEHLVRPEDAQDLLSPGTPLTKQSRSPSFNMQIISQV, encoded by the exons ATGAAGATGCTGGGTTCAGAGCGCGGTGTTGTCGAAGAATGGCTCTCAGAATTCAAG TCTTTACCAGAAACCCACATCCACAGCTACGCAGGCAGCCTTCATTTGAAGAAGTCTTTGGTACCAGCTCTCTACAGAGTCATCCAGGATCCCAACAATGAG CTTTTGGAGCCAGTGTGCCATCAGCTCTTTGAGCTGTACCGGAGCTCTGAAGACCGCCTGCGCCGCTTCACTCTGCAGTTCCTGCCTGAACTGGTGTGGGTTTATCTACGAGTCACAGCCAGCAGAGATCGGCAGAGCAACGGCTGCATCGAGGCGCTGCTCCTCGGCATCTATAACCTG GAAATCGTGGACAAAGACGGCAACAGCAAGCTACTTTCCTTCACTATCCCATCACTGTCTAAACCTTCGATTTATCATGAG CCTTCTTGCCTGGGATCTATGGCGCTAACAGAGGGCGCTCTCTGCCAACATGACCTGATCAGAGTGGTGTACAGCGGCCTCCACCCTCAACGGGAAACTTTCACCGCTCAGAACAG GTTTGAGGTGTTGTGTTTCCTCATGCTCTGCTACAACTCGTCTGTGGTCTACATGCCCCTCTCTTCCTATCAGTCGGTGTGCAGAATGAGCTCACG gttgtgtgtgtgtggcttccCCCGCCAGCAGCAGAAGTTGTGGAGAGAACCATGCAATCGTGTGCTGTTGGACCCTGAGTTCATGGTCCAGATGCTCACTGCTGTTTATCACGCCAT ATACAATGGCGAGTGGGAGATGGGGCGGGAAGCTCTGGAGGACGTTCTGTACCGAGCCCAGCTGGAGCTGTACTCTCAGCCTCTTCTG CTGGGGAACGCAATGAAGAACTCGTTGCCCGATAGCGCCCCGAATGAGCCGCAGGGCCGCAAGGTTCTCCAGGTAGAGGTGACGCCGACCATCAGTCGCATCTCCATCTCTGCCATCACCACTGCGTCGATTCGCAGGCATCGCTGGAAGAGAGAAG ATGCAGATGGAATGAGCGCCGGAGAGGATTCCTTCAACGTCAACGATCCAGATGAGGGTTTTTCCTCGGGGGCATCCAACAGCAGTCAGCCCAGTGGCACCAAGACAGGCAGTGGTGTCGGGCCGCGGGGCGGGAGcctgaacagcagcagcagcagcatcaagaAAGCCATCACCTCCCGGCTGTCTCGAGAGAGGGAACGGGAGAAGGAGCGAGAGGTGGCCAAGCATGCCGAACTGCCTTCGGATCACCAGCCCGCAGTGAAGAAGCATCAGCAGCGGAAGCAGTCGCCGCCGGTCAGCATCAACTTGGACGCCATCCAGCTGAGCCCCATAAAGAAGCACCTGAGCTTCCCTGCTGGACCCCAGTTGGTGCGGACTGGCAGCACCTCCTCCAGCAGATCCTTTGACTGTATGAATTTGAACCTGaatggagggagagaagaaGCAGTTGGGGGCTCTGACATGGACGGGGGCCTTCCTGCGGGTAGCTCCCATCGCCATTCCACCATTAGCCTGCAGGAGGAGCACCTTGTCAGACCAGAGGACGCCCAGGACCTCCTCTCTCCTGGAACTCCACTCACGAAGCAGTCTCGTTCCCCCAGCTTCAACATGCAGATCATATCACAAGTCTGA